The window AATTTTAGGAGCAGTTAAATGCACGGGCTCTTTAAACAGTCCAAAATCGCTAAGCGCAATGGCAACCGGCGATTTGGTTATTCTTAACCTTAATTTACTTGCCGTAATATTTTGAGTTAAGCGGATTAGCCTGTTACCGCCTATACTGGTAGCGGCGCCAATTTGTTGCCATTTGCCGTTCTCAAAAGCATCCACCTCAAAAGCTTCTATCCGCTGGCCTAACTTAATATTTTCGCGTACGCGGATAACGTTGAATGTTTTTGGCGTGTGCAGATCGATAGTTAAACTGGGCATGGTTACTTTATCATCGGTAGCCCAATAACTATACCTATCATTATCTAACAAAAGCTGCGGACCAAAGCTTAATTTATTGCCACCACGGATATTACTCGCGGTAACGGTAGCGCCTTTTGCCAGGTTAACTGCAAAGGTTTGTTTTAACAGGTTGCCAAATTGGGTAAGCGATTTAACATCTATCTCATTTACAATTCCGCGTGGGTCGGGCGATAAGCCCAGGTCAAGCGCGGCGCCGCGACCTACACTTTTGTAATACAGATCAAGCAAAGTATAGGGCGATTTTACCCCATCATCCTGTGTTTTGTGGTAAAACCAACCTGGCCGTAAAGATACATCGCATTCTGCGGGCATCCAGAAATCGCCATTGCGGGTGCCTTCTGTTCCTTCATAATCTTTTACGAAGCCATTGCCTGGTTTTTTGCCCTCTACAGGGGCATGTGGTGTATAAGTGGCCCAGCAGGTTTCGCCGGCATGGCCTTCTTCGTTACCCACCCAGCGTACATCCGGCCCAACATCACCGAAAATAACGGCGTTCGGTTGCAATTTACGGGTAATTGCCCAGGTGGTATCCCAACCATAATAGGTAGACCTGTCGATATGCCTTACCTCTCTCTTGCCGCCATAGTAGCCATCGCCACCGTTGGCACCATCGTGCCATGATATAAACAGCGGGCCGTAGTTGGTATATAACTCGCGCAATTGCTCGCGGTATATTTTGATATATTCATCCGTTCCATAATTAGGGTTATTCCTGTCCCAGGGCGAGCAATATACCCCTAACTGCATTCCTAATTTATCGCAGGCCTCGCGGTACTCTTTCAAAATATCGCCTTTGCCATTTTTATACGGGCTTTTGGATATGTTATGCTCGGTGGTTTTAGTTGGCCAAAGGCAAAAGCCATCGTGGTGCTTGGCAACCACTACAACGCCTTTAAAGCCGCCGGCTTTGGCAGCCCCTACAATTTGCATGGCACTAAACTGCGATGGATTAATGAGCTTTGGGTCTTCATCCCCATAACCCCACTCCTTATCGGTATAAACATCAACACCATAATGGATAATGCAATACATACCCATTTCCTGCCAGTTTAGCTGACCTTTTGTTGGTAGCGGACCGTACGGCTTCGGTGCCGCCTGGCTAAATGCTTTTAGGCCGATGGCCAACAACAGTAATATGATACCTGTAACCTTTTTCATGAATACATTTTAATTTTTAAACCAACCAGCCGGCACATCCTGCGGTACCGAGCCATTAACACTATACTTTAGGCCCAGCTTAAAGCCGCCGCCGCCCTCAATAAAATCAAGCTGAAAAGGGTGTGCCCCCATTTTTAAGGCCACCTGCCCGCTGCGTTCCTGGGCCGAATGGTTTCCATCGTTATTGACAACCATATTGGGGCCTATTTTTAACACTCCGCCATCATCGCAGGTTAAATAAAAGCTGTAAATGCCATCGGCGGGTACATCAATATAACCTTTATAGGTAATACCAAATGATGGCGCTTTTACAGTTGCAGGTACTTCAATTTTATCCGTAGTAAAAGTACTATCAACTTTAGCATCCTTCATAAAAGTTGTTGCTTTAAAGTAAGCTTTGTAATAAGTACAAGCCAGGCCGGGTTTTGGCGGCGCTATTTTTACCGGGCCAAGCATTTGTTGCTGGGTATAATTCAGGTTGTAAACATCGCCACGGGTGCCATTTGGAGTAAATGCGGCAACCCTTATTAGTTGAGATTTTTTGATAACCAATGGCGTCGGCAATACTGCTGACCCTACACCGGGCAAGGATCCATCGGTAGTGTAACGGATGGTTAAAGTTGACAAAGGCGATGCAATACTTAATTTGCCCTCATCGGTAAATACATATTCGTTTAGCAGGCCCGGCAAATCCGGCAGGCGATAATTTATCCCCATGGCATCCATCCTGCTATATTGACGGACCAGGCGTTGCAGGTACGATTGGTATTTATCGGGCTGATTTGTCCAAAGCATTTCGGCAAGGGCAGTCATCCGGGGCATGGCCATATAATCGGCCCGGCGCTCGGATGGAATCTGCTCTGTCCAAATGTTGGCCTGGGCACCAATAATTGATTTGGCCTCCTGTGCGTTTAGCACTTTGGGGATTGGATTAAAATGATATACCCGATCAACAGCATACTGGTCGGGCTGATTGTCAAAATATAACGGCTCGCCTGGTGTCATAATCACGGTATTGCCGTTTTTAACGGCCTCAACCGGGGCTTTGGGTACCCATCCGCGCCAATACATCACTATGGCTGTTGGGCTAATGCCGCCTTCAATAATTTCGTCCCATCCTATGAGTTTCCGGCCTTTGGAGTTAAAGAATTTCTCCATCCGGTTAATAAAATAGCTTTGCAGGGCTGCCAGGTCTTTTATTCCTTCTTTCTCCATCAAAGCCTTGCAGGCGTCAGATTTACCCCAATCGGTACGGTCAACTTCATCGCCGCCTATGTGGATATATTTGGATGGGAAAATATCCATAATCTCGGTAAATACATTTTGCGCAAACTCAAAAGTAGTTTCGTTACAAGGACAAATAGGCTTGGTAAACAGGGCTCCCCATTTATTCTCGCCATTGCAGGTTAAAAATGGATAAGAGTTTATGGCAGCCATCATGTGGCCGGGCATATCAATCTCTGGTATAATATCAATATGCCTTGCCGCCGCGTAGGCTACTATACCTTTCATTTCCTGCTGGGTGTAAAAACCGCCATAAAGTGTTTTACCATCGCGCTGGATGATATGTTCTTTATCAATCACAAAATCGGGATTATCCTTTGAACGTTTCATGCACATCGAATCCTGGTTGTTGAATGTACGCCAAGCACCCTCTTCAGTCAATTTGGGATATTTTTTTATTTCAATCCGCCAGCCCTGGTCGTCGGTCAGGTGCAGGTGCAGCTTGTTCATTTTGTAAAGTGCCATCCTGTCGATAAACTTTTTCAGGTAGCTTATAGAAAAGAAATGTCGCGAAACATCCAGGTGCATACCGCGCCACTCATAAGCTGGCTCATCTTCGATGGTTAGCACCGGCAAAACTAACTTTTTGCTTGCGATGCCTTTTTCTATCGACGCCGGCAATAGTTGCCTGATAGTTTCGATTGCGTGAAAGACACCGGCACCGGAGTTAGCTAAAATTTCGACATGATTTGGCTTGATGGTAAGCCGGTAGCTTTCTGATGCTGTTATATCGGCGCTTTTTATAATGCTTATAGCCGCCGCGGATTGACTTTTAGCTGGTGTTAACTTTTGTCCAAGTCCTTTTGCTAAAAGAGCAGCGAGTTCTTTAGCCTCGCTCTTAAATGCCTCCCCGCTCACAGTGGTTCGCGGTGTTATCGCAAATAATCCTTTACCCGGTATTAATTTTGTGGGATAAGGTATCAGGGGAAATTTGGCTGCGTCCTGAGCGTTTGCGCTAAACCATGAAAACAAAAGTGGGATCGCCAGCCTGATGCCGGCATTTTTTCTTAAAAAAGCTATCATTGATAGTTTAAATTTTGAGTAATATTTTTCTGAAATTATTAGTCCCCAATTATCCGTTACAATGCTATCAGTTAAAGAATCGACAGGGGAGCAGAACATTTGTAGCACTTTAATTTAACATTTTTGCGTGCCGTGGTACGCTACATAGGTTCCGTACCTGCGGCACGGAGCGTTATTTTTCTTTTTTTCTACAAATGTTATACCCCTACGGGGTTGCAAGTGATTAACTTAACAGCATTGTTTCGCCCACCTAAACAAAGTTATGATAAACATTGCTTTTAATATCTCTTAGCGACCGATTTCAATAATTTTATAAACATATTAAACTTTTTAATTTTGTTAAAGAAGTTGAAAAAAACATAAACACGAATTGCAGTAATTAAAGCGAATTAGCACAAACATTGGTTTTCAAGTCGACGAATTAATTGTCCCAAATAACGAGTTTAAAATTTAGCGGACTATGCAAATTCGTGACATTCGATTCAATTCGTACAATTAGTGTGTACTCAAAACATTTATCCAACCTGCCTGTTTGCTTACTTATGATAACCAGCGGCGTAACATTCGGTATTAATAAAGCAGACGGGAGCCATATTATTATTGCTATCGACCCGGCAAATACCAATAAGATTAACGAAAACAACAGTGGAACCTATAAACTATACAAAGACATAGATAGTTCCAAAACTTTTGACAAGGGATATCTGGGCGCTATTTTTTTGGATGATACTGAGCCAGGGTATCATTACTCCGGTGGTACCGAGCTTACCGATTTTGAGTTGAAACAACTGGCCGGATTGATAAGGAATTATCATGCCACAGGCCGGGAGTTTGACGATCATAAACGCGATATCAGCACCAAATAGCTTTAAGGAATAACAACCGCATTAAAAGCCTTCAGGTATTTCGCAATATAATCCTGCTTTGTTTTTGATTTGTATTGCATAATAAAACGGGGATGCTCCAACGCCACAACCTGTTTAAAAAACCGGTGCTCGTCATTAAGCTTGCGTAAAAAGGCTTCATTTTTACCTGTACCAAAGCAAAAACAAACATCGGTTTCAAAACCTATAGCAATTTGTTTTTTAATATTTTCTACGATGAAAGGGTACACTGCTTTTGTTAACTCCGGGGTATCGTAGTAATTATAGTTTATCTCTTTACCTTTTGGGCCGGTTATGGTAAAGCCCAGCGGACAAACGGAATGAATATAAAATTGCTGATAAAACCGTTCAATCCCGCCAAATGCTTCAATCATATCATAAACATATTCTGATGATGGTTCATGAGTTATAGGGCCGATATAGGGTATCTGGCATTTACTAATCATTCGTTTAGGGTCAGTAAAGGATACCCCCGTCATACCCGAGCCAAAACGCCCCGGATTTATCCCTAATACCAAATGGCGGGGATGATTATCGCTGTAATACTTACCGTAAAACCGGGTAGATACATCCAATGCAAAATCGTTGTCTCTAAAGGGGTTCATGATGCTTACCCCGGGCGGCAGTTTTCCGGTATATTCCAGTTGTTGGTTAAAGGTGATGATCCTGTCGGCGAAAGTGTCCATTTGGTAAAATTAACAAAAGCACAAAGCTTACCGCAAAGCAATTTTGTTATAATGTTATTAGTTTTGTACCTATGGGCATTATAAATTTCAGTACATTCCTGGTCACATCTTTCCTTTTCATCATCTCACCGGGTATCGATACCATTTTCGTGCTTAACAAATCAATCGCCCAGGGCAAAAAGGCCGGCGTTTATGCAACGCTGGGTATCACTACGGGAGTGCTTGTACATACTACGCTGGCTGCTTTTGGTTTGTCGTTAATATTATCACAGTCGGCAATGGCTTTCAGCTTTGTAAAATACATCGGCGCTGCCTACCTGGTTTACCTTGGCATCAGTAAGTTTTTTTCAAAAGAGGAAATTTTAAAACGGGATGTGGCTATAGTGTTAGAGCCTATGCGTAAAACTTATTTATCTGCTGTGTTAACAAACACCCTTAACCCAAAAGTTGCCCTATTTTTCCTGGCATTTTTTCCGCAATTCATCCATCCGGCGCAAATTCACAATGCCTTGCCCTTTGTTTTACTTGGTATAACTTATGCGCTAATGGGTTTAGCATGGTTTGCTGTACTCACATTTTTTGCCGGCTCATTATCAGGCAGGCTAAAAAAGCAGCCTTTATTTAGTATTTGGCTTAATAAATTTTCGGCAGTTGTTTTTGTGCTGATGGGAATTAAAATAGCATTTACCAAAAGGTAAAACAAAAAAAGTCCCGGCTACTTTACAGCAGCCAGGACAATTCAAATCACCTTAAAAATCTTACTTCATATATTCATTATCCAGAAACAAATACCTTGCCCTGTCGTTTTCTGTTTTTTGTTCGC is drawn from Mucilaginibacter ginsenosidivorax and contains these coding sequences:
- a CDS encoding alpha-L-fucosidase, whose amino-acid sequence is MKKVTGIILLLLAIGLKAFSQAAPKPYGPLPTKGQLNWQEMGMYCIIHYGVDVYTDKEWGYGDEDPKLINPSQFSAMQIVGAAKAGGFKGVVVVAKHHDGFCLWPTKTTEHNISKSPYKNGKGDILKEYREACDKLGMQLGVYCSPWDRNNPNYGTDEYIKIYREQLRELYTNYGPLFISWHDGANGGDGYYGGKREVRHIDRSTYYGWDTTWAITRKLQPNAVIFGDVGPDVRWVGNEEGHAGETCWATYTPHAPVEGKKPGNGFVKDYEGTEGTRNGDFWMPAECDVSLRPGWFYHKTQDDGVKSPYTLLDLYYKSVGRGAALDLGLSPDPRGIVNEIDVKSLTQFGNLLKQTFAVNLAKGATVTASNIRGGNKLSFGPQLLLDNDRYSYWATDDKVTMPSLTIDLHTPKTFNVIRVRENIKLGQRIEAFEVDAFENGKWQQIGAATSIGGNRLIRLTQNITASKLRLRITKSPVAIALSDFGLFKEPVHLTAPKITRNKKGEVSITTEAPVSAIRYTLNGQEPTFTSPVYKEPVLLANGGIVKARSFEGKGQKSDVAFASFGYAKADWKIIDATAANDGGNRGENAVDEHTGTLYSTLSKSDTKFPQQITIDMGVSHQIKAFGYLPRQDKQADGIVDRYAFYTSLDGKEWVKVASGEFSNIKSNPIEQPVVLSNPVSARYFKFEAEHVITGNGITVAELSVY
- a CDS encoding LysE family translocator: MGIINFSTFLVTSFLFIISPGIDTIFVLNKSIAQGKKAGVYATLGITTGVLVHTTLAAFGLSLILSQSAMAFSFVKYIGAAYLVYLGISKFFSKEEILKRDVAIVLEPMRKTYLSAVLTNTLNPKVALFFLAFFPQFIHPAQIHNALPFVLLGITYALMGLAWFAVLTFFAGSLSGRLKKQPLFSIWLNKFSAVVFVLMGIKIAFTKR
- a CDS encoding family 20 glycosylhydrolase; translated protein: MIAFLRKNAGIRLAIPLLFSWFSANAQDAAKFPLIPYPTKLIPGKGLFAITPRTTVSGEAFKSEAKELAALLAKGLGQKLTPAKSQSAAAISIIKSADITASESYRLTIKPNHVEILANSGAGVFHAIETIRQLLPASIEKGIASKKLVLPVLTIEDEPAYEWRGMHLDVSRHFFSISYLKKFIDRMALYKMNKLHLHLTDDQGWRIEIKKYPKLTEEGAWRTFNNQDSMCMKRSKDNPDFVIDKEHIIQRDGKTLYGGFYTQQEMKGIVAYAAARHIDIIPEIDMPGHMMAAINSYPFLTCNGENKWGALFTKPICPCNETTFEFAQNVFTEIMDIFPSKYIHIGGDEVDRTDWGKSDACKALMEKEGIKDLAALQSYFINRMEKFFNSKGRKLIGWDEIIEGGISPTAIVMYWRGWVPKAPVEAVKNGNTVIMTPGEPLYFDNQPDQYAVDRVYHFNPIPKVLNAQEAKSIIGAQANIWTEQIPSERRADYMAMPRMTALAEMLWTNQPDKYQSYLQRLVRQYSRMDAMGINYRLPDLPGLLNEYVFTDEGKLSIASPLSTLTIRYTTDGSLPGVGSAVLPTPLVIKKSQLIRVAAFTPNGTRGDVYNLNYTQQQMLGPVKIAPPKPGLACTYYKAYFKATTFMKDAKVDSTFTTDKIEVPATVKAPSFGITYKGYIDVPADGIYSFYLTCDDGGVLKIGPNMVVNNDGNHSAQERSGQVALKMGAHPFQLDFIEGGGGFKLGLKYSVNGSVPQDVPAGWFKN
- a CDS encoding uracil-DNA glycosylase family protein, producing MDTFADRIITFNQQLEYTGKLPPGVSIMNPFRDNDFALDVSTRFYGKYYSDNHPRHLVLGINPGRFGSGMTGVSFTDPKRMISKCQIPYIGPITHEPSSEYVYDMIEAFGGIERFYQQFYIHSVCPLGFTITGPKGKEINYNYYDTPELTKAVYPFIVENIKKQIAIGFETDVCFCFGTGKNEAFLRKLNDEHRFFKQVVALEHPRFIMQYKSKTKQDYIAKYLKAFNAVVIP